Genomic window (Deltaproteobacteria bacterium):
GCAGTCTTGAAATAATACCGGCGTCGGGCTTCGTCTTAGAGAACTGCCGTTCAATTTCATCCAAGTCGCCCAAATGCTCACGTCTCTCAACGTCGGTCAGATTTGCGTCACTGCTTAGAGCGTTCTTTGCGGCCCTAATTAGGGTGGCCAAAGTTTCTGAATCGACTGGACTGGGAAGGGTTTGGCTAATTGAGCTGTGCTTTCCCGTGAAAGCTATCTGGTTACTATTTCCATGCACGTTTACGACATTTACTTCGTGCTGGACATTATTGCCATCGTCGCTGCCGTCACGGTTTGATTCGACAAACATTCGTCCCTTCCCGGTCAGTTCCGCGTGAACCATTCCCTTGGGAAGAAATAGGCATTTGGCTATGCCTTGATCTTGCAGAGCATGCCCAGCGTCGATGAACCATCCGGAATCTGGCACGTCTATATCGAGAGCTCCCGCAATTTCCGGAAGCGGATAGTAGTGTGAACCCTTCTCTTGATCGAGGAGATAAAGCTGCTCAACAAGTTGGTTGAAGAATTCTGTGAAGGTAACCCGTGCCATAGAAGTTTTTTCCTGCGTCATACACCTGAAATCCAGTTATTCGAGTTTCGAAGCTGAACTGTCCCAGATTACAAGATTGCTGATGGAGCCTCTATATTTCCCCATAATATCACATGGTTATATTTTTTATTTTTCGTACCCTTGACGTTTTTTGAGCGATAGCCATTTTAAGCAATGAGGGCTTTGGGGCTAAATCATTTGGTTTGGCCGACGTTGTGTTTTGGGAAGGCGTGAGCCTCAAAGACTTCATTCTTCGATCTCTTTTCGGCAACTCCTTTCCAGAATGGCACGATGTTGAATGCTGAAGTGGCATTTAAGGGAGTTACCGTGACCTCCGAAGACTTGTATCCGAAAAGCAATGTAATGCGTGTCCTTTTTCTGTACGTTGGGCAGGGAGAGGCAACCCTTTTTCTCGTACCTGACGGCCTTGGTGGACACATCTCCATGCTTGTGGACTGCAACTATTCGCCGTCACTCAACGGAATCGACCTGCCATGCTTTTTAGCGGATACGCTCCCTAAGAATTCCAAGGGCAGACCGGTTCTCGACTTGTTCGTTAATACGCACCCTCATTCGGATCATCTTGGTGGCCTCAAAGCTCTACGGCAGGCCATAGAGATTCAGAACGTCTGGCACAGCGGTCATAATCCTGGCCGGGAACACGGTGATGCCTATAAAGAGCTGCAAACCCTGATGAAAGAAGTGGAAGACCGAAAGGGAAAGGTTGAAGAACTTCAGGGATCCCGGACGGCGGTCAAATTCGGAGCCGCTGAAGTTCATATCCTGGCGCCAGCCGAATACGTGAAAGATGAAATCGCCGACGAAAAGGCCGAAACACGCTATCAGCGTATACATGAGCATTGTGCGGTGCTTCGGGTAAGATACGGCTCCGCCGGCAAAAAAGTAGGTGTCCTGGTGACCGGGGATGCCGATAAAGCCGCATGGGAAAATCACATCACCGATTACCACGGTGCAAAAGAAGAGAACCGGCTAAAATCGGAAATACTTAGTGCTTCCCACCACGGGTCCAGAACGTTTTTCAAAACGGATGAGGACGATGACAAGCCGTACACCAAACATCTCGATTACATCCAGCCAGAACGCTTGGTAATTTCCGCGCCGGCCCAGAAGGACAGTCCTCACGATCATCCGCACGATGATGCTCTTGAACTTTATCAAACATACATCGAAACGGACTGCATTCACCATATGGGAGCCGGGCGTTGGTCATTTCAACTCGATGTTGATGACAAAGGGGATTACGAACTTGAAGAGGACCGAG
Coding sequences:
- a CDS encoding MBL fold metallo-hydrolase, with protein sequence MTSEDLYPKSNVMRVLFLYVGQGEATLFLVPDGLGGHISMLVDCNYSPSLNGIDLPCFLADTLPKNSKGRPVLDLFVNTHPHSDHLGGLKALRQAIEIQNVWHSGHNPGREHGDAYKELQTLMKEVEDRKGKVEELQGSRTAVKFGAAEVHILAPAEYVKDEIADEKAETRYQRIHEHCAVLRVRYGSAGKKVGVLVTGDADKAAWENHITDYHGAKEENRLKSEILSASHHGSRTFFKTDEDDDKPYTKHLDYIQPERLVISAPAQKDSPHDHPHDDALELYQTYIETDCIHHMGAGRWSFQLDVDDKGDYELEEDRGKIADEYPASDDDEKSDKGGGSGGTKATIASTPISRVGKTHPMGMPSER